The genomic stretch CTTACTGGTCGTATTTCATCCACCTAGTATTTGTATTCATGCTGTTTGCTTTTTTGCCGTTTTCCAAAATGGCTCACCTTGTTTACCGGACCGTTGCCATGGCGTATGGCGAGTATATAGGAAGGGCGTAAATCAGCTGCTCTCCGTAAACGGGTGTTTGATGAACCCATCGAATATGAACGTTGAACATTGAATCACGCTACAAGCGTGATCGAATTTTGAATAAGACATTCCGCCAATTTGCCAACCGGCAGAGCGAAGCGATTTCAACATTCGGTGTTCAACGTTCGATGTTCAACAAACGCTTTACCCTGATTATTTTTTTACCCACCATTCTTATTCAAAAGTAGTACTTCACCGCCGCATAAACTTTGTAGTCATTTAATTTTTCACCGTATTCGGTATCGTTTTCTCCCACAAGAAATGTGGTCTTAAGCTCGATTTCAAGGTTGGTAATGGGAGTGTATAGTATCTGGGGGGTAATTGAGCCGCTTTTATCATTGATGTTGTATATACCGACCATAGAAGGGGTAAAATACAACATGTCAAATGGTTCTTTTTGTGACACCTTCACATAAAAATAATCTTTCATAACGGTTTGGTTGTTATAAAACTGACTACCATACTCCCTGCTGGTGCCAAGATCAGACATACTGCCGCTGCTCAGGTAATCCTGATATCCTGTTCTAATAAAAGCAAAGTAATCTTCCATCTCATCTCTGGTATAACCCTGCCCGTTCCTGTAATATTCGAAAATATAAGTGGTATCATGACGGGTCAGATAGCGGATACCGACAACATAATTTTTTGCATCGTATTTTTTTTTCACCAAATTTCCCTGCCGATCCGTTACATTTTTTACATAATCCAACACAATGGCTGCTTCGCCGTGGATTTCAAAATTTGGCGAAATATTTTTGGAAAAATCGACTCCAAACCTGTCTTCCACTTCCTCCCCGCACAAAAGCATTATGTCCAGATCCGAGTCAAACGCAAAAAAATAGATCTTCCCGCCCCAGATCATCTGCCTTTCCGTGCCCCATTCATCGTTGATATGTGGTGATACCGGAAGAATGACAGGGGTTAAGGCAACCGTCTTGAGCGGACTGTTTATACTTTTTATCAAATCGCCGCTGACCACATAGTATCCTTCCAGGGTGGCATCCGGGTCTTCAATATCCTTCGGACGGCTGAAAAAGGCAACCGGGTTCCAGGCGTACCCCTTGCCCCACTTTAACACTTTTTTACCGGCGTCTAAGGTTACAGACGGACCTGGCAGCAGCGATACATATGCCTCCTCCGTTCGGCTGTCATTTTCCCAGTCTTCATCATCGTTATCGTAAAGATCTCCATTAAGGCGGGCGTAAAGTTTTACCTGGCTAACCTGGTAGCTCCCTTCTACCTTAAGACTCAAATCGGTTTGGAAAAAAGTATCATCATCTCTGCCGTTTGGGTATTTCTGGTTAAAAAGAAGGCTGTCCTCATCAAATCCTTTTATCGTCTCAGACAGTTTAAATTCGGCATTGAATGAATACGGTTTCTTGTCAACCTGAGGAATTTCAAAATCTAAATCGAGTGTGTCTGATCCCTTATCTTCTGAAAAAATATATCCGGGAAGGAAAACAGCTAGAAAAATTAACAGACACAATATGCGGACAAAAAAATTCATTACTGCCTGAGACCTTCAACTTTTGACATGTAATTTAAAGTAAACACTTCGTCAGGCAGAACTCTTGCTTTCACCTTGGCAAAAATAATAATCGATTTGTAGTCTTTATAAAGAGGACTGTCGGTTTCTATTACGGCAGGACGAATAATACCGCCGCCAAAATCTTTGATTTTTTTAAAATATAGGGTTTTAATCAACATGCCTGATGAAGCAAAGCATTCTATTTTATCCGGAAGAAGCCTTTTGCCATAAACCCGCATTTTTACCCGGTCATAAGCAACCGTATTGGTTTTGGCCTTAAGATGAAGGGTATGTCCATGATCCGCCAGCTCAACCTTTTCACAGTTGTACTCTGCGCTATAATCTACCCGCATAATATCCGAATTGTTAAATACACCACCGGTTACCGACTGTAAGCTGGTGATACGGATAGGCTTTCCTACATTGGGAATATAAAGCCACATGTTTTCCCCGATCCGCAGGGTGCTCCTTCCCTTTTCGCTGGCCGGAGATAGAAACACGGAGGCAATTTTGTCTTTTCCTTTTTTAACTGAATACATCACAAATTCTTTTTTTGAGCCGTCCGGTTCGATATTTATCAGCTTCCGGTACATTGCAAAACTTTCCGGATTCAGGTTACGATCCACTTTTTTAAGCATTTCATTCCCGTCAAGTGCAAATGCCGATACAGTGGCAAACAGGCATATAAACACTACTAGTAATAATTTTTTCATCATATACCTCTTAAATTCATGTAACTCAGGTTGTGAGGTTCAGGGTTCAAGGTTCAAAGGTTATATACGACATCATTTTGTCAGGACTTTTCAACTGGGAACTGTGAACGTTGAACCGTTTAACCTTTTTTTTATACATGCCCCAGGGCATCCACCGGTTCCATTCTGGAAGCTTTATATGCAGGCTGCAAAGTGGCACAAACCGAGACCAGTAAAACAATGGTCGACACCCACACCAGCTCTGAAGGGCTGATGGTGGGAGACAATAAAAGATTATCCATTCTGCCAAACGCATAGCGGATTTTATAAATGTTTAGCATGTAAATTCCCAAAATACCGACAATATTTCCCGCCAGAGTGCTGATCAGGCCGAGGGACAATCCTTCTGCCAAAAAGAGGCCCATGACTTTACCGGGTGCGGTTCCGATGGCGGACATGGTTCCGATTTCCCTGACCCTTTCATATACAGACATCATCATCACATTTAAAATACTTATCAAAACAATGGCGATCATAATTATTTTCATAGAAACAGTCATGATGTCTATCATGTTGGCTATATTTGAAAAAGGAGACAGCTTTTCCCAGGTATGTATTTCAAAAGCAGCTTTTCCTTTTTTATTTTTAAACTTCGCCAGCGCTGATTTAAGCTCTGGGTAAACCTCGTCGAGTTGATCAAATTTTTTAATTCGCAAAGCAATTTCTATCACTTCCGGCTTTTCCATGCGAAGCAAAGATTCAGCATCCTTGATATGCATATACCCTTCCTTGCCCTGGGGCCCTAAAATGCTTTCTATAATCCCGGCCACCGTGAAATTTAGACCGTTTACCGAGCCGTCTTTGTTGTTGGCGACCAGCACCACCGGGTCTCCAATTTTAATCTTCAGCCCCTGGGACAGTTTCTCGGGGATAATGATTTCTCCCGGTTTAAGCAGGGTATCCGGCATTTTCGTTCCACTGAATTTCATGCGTTCACTGACATTGGGGCAAACCTTGATTTCCTTTTTGGGTTCAATGGCGTTTAAGCGAATGTTGGTGGTTTCGGTAAAATTACTCAGCATGGCGCTTAGCTTTATTCTCGGTGAATACGCTTCAACATCG from Thermodesulfobacteriota bacterium encodes the following:
- a CDS encoding FtsX-like permease family protein, which codes for MIRIFKIALRNLMRYKRRTLLTSMLITLGLLMVILFSGLAGSFKEMMIGQITDSNLAQMQIHKKGYVSSIDTSPLNLTINQKGYKMIEKVLKKNPDVEAYSPRIKLSAMLSNFTETTNIRLNAIEPKKEIKVCPNVSERMKFSGTKMPDTLLKPGEIIIPEKLSQGLKIKIGDPVVLVANNKDGSVNGLNFTVAGIIESILGPQGKEGYMHIKDAESLLRMEKPEVIEIALRIKKFDQLDEVYPELKSALAKFKNKKGKAAFEIHTWEKLSPFSNIANMIDIMTVSMKIIMIAIVLISILNVMMMSVYERVREIGTMSAIGTAPGKVMGLFLAEGLSLGLISTLAGNIVGILGIYMLNIYKIRYAFGRMDNLLLSPTISPSELVWVSTIVLLVSVCATLQPAYKASRMEPVDALGHV
- a CDS encoding outer membrane lipoprotein-sorting protein; the encoded protein is MKKLLLVVFICLFATVSAFALDGNEMLKKVDRNLNPESFAMYRKLINIEPDGSKKEFVMYSVKKGKDKIASVFLSPASEKGRSTLRIGENMWLYIPNVGKPIRITSLQSVTGGVFNNSDIMRVDYSAEYNCEKVELADHGHTLHLKAKTNTVAYDRVKMRVYGKRLLPDKIECFASSGMLIKTLYFKKIKDFGGGIIRPAVIETDSPLYKDYKSIIIFAKVKARVLPDEVFTLNYMSKVEGLRQ